A genomic window from bacterium includes:
- a CDS encoding S-methyl-5'-thioadenosine phosphorylase has protein sequence MSTSAAPQAQIGIFGGSGFYSLLKNVEFVNVETPFGPPSDSVALATVGDKKVAFLPRHGRDHSIPPHMVNFRANVWAMKELGVTRIISPCAAGSLQSHVKPGDFVVCDQFVDCTKARADTFYDGPIVTHVSPADTYCPEMREIAVNCIRNEGIAVHEKGTVVVIQGPRFSTKAESIWFTSMGWEVINMTQYPEAYLAHELEMCVVNISLITDYDSGLHAEGEVEPVNAEEVMQVFHNNADRIKRVVLGMIATIPNERSRCPCPETLKYARVTV, from the coding sequence ATGAGTACATCAGCAGCCCCGCAGGCTCAGATAGGGATCTTTGGAGGATCGGGTTTCTATTCGCTGCTTAAGAATGTCGAGTTTGTGAATGTGGAAACGCCCTTCGGCCCGCCCAGCGATAGTGTGGCGTTGGCAACTGTCGGCGATAAGAAAGTCGCATTCTTACCTCGACATGGTCGTGATCACAGCATCCCGCCTCATATGGTTAATTTTCGCGCCAACGTTTGGGCGATGAAAGAGCTTGGGGTAACCCGCATTATTAGCCCCTGTGCCGCCGGTAGCCTTCAATCCCATGTGAAGCCGGGCGACTTCGTAGTCTGCGATCAGTTTGTTGACTGCACTAAAGCCCGAGCAGATACCTTTTACGATGGGCCTATCGTCACACACGTTAGCCCAGCCGACACTTACTGCCCAGAAATGCGCGAAATTGCCGTCAACTGCATACGCAACGAAGGTATTGCTGTGCACGAAAAGGGAACGGTGGTCGTTATCCAAGGCCCACGTTTCAGCACTAAGGCGGAAAGCATATGGTTCACCAGCATGGGCTGGGAAGTGATAAACATGACCCAATACCCCGAAGCTTATCTGGCCCACGAACTAGAGATGTGCGTCGTCAACATTTCACTCATCACCGACTATGACAGCGGCCTCCACGCCGAAGGCGAAGTCGAACCGGTGAATGCTGAAGAGGTCATGCAAGTCTTTCACAACAACGCTGACCGTATCAAACGGGTAGTCCTAGGCATGATCGCCACTATCCCCAACGAACGATCACGCTGTCCCTGCCCAGAGACATTAAAGTATGCAAGAGTGACTGTGTGA